A window of Gemmatimonadota bacterium contains these coding sequences:
- a CDS encoding Rieske 2Fe-2S domain-containing protein, whose translation MTAPGTPAAGEAFVPVTGATAADVAEGQVVQAKHANGTALCVGRHQGALFAVKDSCPHAEFPLSEGSLYANGELECCWHGARFDCRSGKVLRGPAEEDLVRFEVEERDGGIWVRRAR comes from the coding sequence GTGACCGCGCCCGGGACGCCCGCCGCCGGCGAGGCCTTCGTCCCGGTCACCGGCGCCACGGCGGCCGACGTCGCCGAGGGGCAGGTGGTGCAGGCGAAGCACGCCAACGGCACCGCGCTCTGCGTCGGGCGGCACCAGGGCGCCCTCTTCGCGGTGAAGGACAGCTGCCCGCACGCCGAGTTCCCGCTCAGCGAAGGCTCGCTCTACGCCAACGGCGAACTCGAGTGCTGCTGGCACGGCGCGCGCTTCGACTGCCGGAGCGGCAAGGTGCTCCGCGGGCCGGCGGAGGAGGACCTCGTGCGGTTCGAGGTCGAGGAGCGCGACGGCGGCATCTGGGTGCGGCGCGCGCGATGA
- a CDS encoding cysteine desulfurase — protein sequence MSTHGLAHGSPVVGPLAPRADFPLLAAQPGLVYLDSAATSQKPRAVLDAITAYYTTSNANPHRGAYALAATATQAYHDARARIARFLGVADADTLLFTRGTTESMNLVATAWGRANVKAGDNLVVTRMEHHANFVPWQQLASAVGAEFRVCELDAAGGVDLTMLARLVDARTKVVAFGQVSNALGTINPVAEIVRIARERSAGGAPLAKGAPSGALLVCDGAQAVPHLRVQVDALGVDAYAFSGHKMGGPMGSGGLVMRRAVLEAMPPYHFGGDMIEWVHDDHTTWNVVPHKFEAGTPNVEAAVGLAAACDYLEALGMDAVRSHEVALTALAMAALAAIPGVTVHGTPTAEGRSGVVSFSVADAHPHDISTTLDVEGVCVRAGHHCAQPLMRALGVHSTVRASFWVYSTADDVARLVSAVRLAQARFAVAG from the coding sequence ATGAGCACGCACGGACTCGCCCACGGATCGCCGGTCGTCGGCCCGCTCGCCCCGCGCGCGGACTTCCCGCTGCTCGCCGCGCAGCCGGGGCTCGTGTATCTCGACTCGGCCGCCACGTCGCAGAAGCCGCGCGCGGTGCTCGACGCGATCACCGCGTACTACACCACGTCGAACGCGAACCCCCACCGCGGCGCCTACGCGCTCGCGGCGACGGCGACGCAGGCGTATCACGACGCCCGCGCGCGGATCGCGCGCTTCCTCGGCGTCGCCGATGCCGACACGCTGCTCTTCACGCGCGGCACCACCGAGTCGATGAACCTCGTCGCGACGGCGTGGGGCCGCGCGAACGTGAAGGCCGGCGACAACCTGGTCGTCACGCGGATGGAGCACCACGCGAACTTCGTCCCCTGGCAGCAGCTCGCGAGCGCGGTGGGCGCCGAGTTCCGGGTCTGCGAACTCGACGCCGCCGGCGGCGTGGACCTCACGATGCTCGCGCGGCTGGTCGATGCGCGGACCAAGGTCGTCGCCTTCGGGCAGGTGTCGAACGCGCTCGGCACGATCAATCCGGTGGCGGAGATCGTGCGCATCGCGCGGGAACGGAGCGCGGGTGGTGCGCCGCTCGCGAAGGGCGCGCCCTCGGGTGCGCTCCTGGTGTGCGACGGCGCGCAGGCGGTGCCGCATCTCCGCGTGCAGGTCGATGCGCTCGGCGTGGACGCCTACGCGTTCAGCGGGCACAAGATGGGCGGCCCCATGGGGAGCGGCGGGCTGGTGATGCGTCGCGCAGTGCTCGAGGCGATGCCGCCCTATCACTTCGGCGGCGACATGATCGAGTGGGTGCACGACGATCACACCACCTGGAACGTGGTGCCGCACAAGTTCGAGGCGGGGACGCCGAACGTCGAGGCCGCCGTGGGACTCGCGGCGGCGTGCGACTACCTCGAGGCGCTCGGCATGGACGCGGTGCGGTCGCATGAGGTCGCGCTCACGGCGCTCGCGATGGCCGCGCTCGCCGCGATCCCCGGGGTGACGGTGCATGGGACGCCGACGGCCGAGGGACGGAGCGGGGTCGTGAGCTTCAGCGTGGCGGATGCGCACCCGCACGACATCTCGACGACGCTCGACGTCGAGGGGGTCTGCGTCCGCGCCGGGCACCATTGCGCCCAACCGCTGATGCGGGCGCTCGGGGTGCACTCGACGGTGCGGGCGAGCTTCTGGGTGTATTCGACGGCCGACGATGTGGCGCGGCTCGTGAGCGCGGTGCGGTTGGCACAGGCGCGGTTCGCGGTGGCCGGATAG
- a CDS encoding gamma-glutamyltransferase, with translation MRPLFRRALSLGWSIAVLALPLAAQVRTEKPPLHGKHWVAVTGKPLGATAGAMIFQRGGNAVDAAVGMLAAVCTMWDTLSCGGETQALIYHPGLKKVIGINALGVAPTGATAEFYRSRGMNNPPEFGPLAAVTPGTPGGMLVMLAEYGTLSLEQVLAPALQMAEEGYPIEAQLANTINANAAKLKEWKYSPAVFLPHRGEAREAPVAGEIFVQRDLAATFRKLIEAERTALRAKKSRKDAIMAAYDRFYKGDIAQEIVRAVREEGGLFTMEDLANYRVHIEEPVSTTYRGTTVYKLPFWQQGPVMLQALNILEHADLKGMGYNSAQYIHTIYQAMNLAYADRDFYYGDPYFAPEEPTAGLLSKSYAKLRWEEMSQDRNNAAVRPGDPYPFQNGTNPFTQLLAQWSTNGPRTDTTRRARVPEPPDDAAFYEAFTRGTTSIQAADKNGWMVSITPSGGWVPAVIAGNTGIGLSQRAQSFVTLAEDGPFNVIEPGKRPRVTLTPTLALRDGEPWMAFSVQGGDTQDQDLLQFFLAMVEFNQTIQQAAEHPGFHSYQMRSSFGAHEARPGRIQLNERIPDWVRADLGRRGYAMEFARNTSGPITAIMWDRRNRSFWGAASNFGEDYGIAW, from the coding sequence ATGCGTCCGCTCTTCCGTCGCGCGCTGTCGCTGGGTTGGTCCATCGCCGTCCTCGCGCTGCCCCTGGCCGCCCAGGTCCGCACCGAGAAGCCCCCGCTCCACGGCAAGCACTGGGTCGCCGTCACCGGCAAGCCCCTCGGCGCCACCGCCGGCGCGATGATCTTCCAGCGCGGCGGCAACGCCGTCGATGCCGCCGTCGGCATGCTCGCCGCGGTCTGCACCATGTGGGACACGCTCTCCTGCGGCGGCGAGACGCAGGCGCTCATCTATCACCCCGGCCTCAAGAAGGTCATCGGCATCAACGCCCTCGGCGTCGCGCCCACGGGGGCGACGGCGGAGTTCTATCGCAGCCGCGGGATGAACAACCCGCCCGAGTTCGGGCCGCTCGCGGCGGTGACGCCCGGGACGCCGGGCGGGATGCTGGTGATGCTCGCCGAGTACGGGACGCTCTCGCTGGAGCAGGTGCTCGCGCCGGCGCTGCAGATGGCGGAGGAGGGGTATCCCATCGAGGCGCAGCTCGCGAACACCATCAACGCGAACGCGGCGAAGCTCAAGGAATGGAAGTACTCGCCCGCCGTCTTCCTCCCGCACCGCGGCGAGGCGCGCGAGGCGCCGGTGGCGGGCGAGATCTTCGTGCAACGCGATCTCGCGGCCACCTTCCGCAAGCTGATCGAGGCCGAGCGCACCGCGCTCCGGGCGAAGAAGTCACGGAAGGACGCGATCATGGCCGCCTACGACCGCTTCTACAAGGGCGACATCGCGCAGGAGATCGTGCGGGCGGTGCGCGAGGAGGGCGGGCTCTTCACCATGGAGGACCTCGCCAACTACCGCGTGCACATCGAGGAGCCGGTCTCCACGACCTATCGCGGCACGACCGTCTACAAGCTCCCCTTCTGGCAGCAGGGGCCGGTGATGCTGCAGGCACTCAACATCCTCGAGCATGCCGACCTCAAGGGGATGGGCTACAACAGCGCGCAGTACATCCACACGATCTACCAGGCGATGAACCTCGCCTACGCCGACCGCGACTTCTACTACGGCGACCCGTACTTCGCCCCCGAGGAGCCAACGGCGGGACTGCTCAGCAAGTCGTACGCGAAGCTGCGCTGGGAGGAGATGAGCCAGGACCGCAACAACGCGGCGGTGCGGCCGGGCGATCCGTATCCGTTCCAGAACGGCACCAACCCGTTCACGCAGCTGCTCGCGCAGTGGTCCACCAACGGCCCGCGCACCGACACCACCCGCCGCGCGCGGGTGCCGGAGCCGCCGGATGACGCGGCCTTCTACGAGGCCTTCACGCGCGGCACCACGAGCATCCAGGCCGCCGACAAGAACGGCTGGATGGTGTCGATCACGCCGAGCGGCGGGTGGGTGCCGGCGGTGATCGCCGGGAACACCGGCATCGGACTCTCGCAGCGCGCGCAGTCGTTCGTCACGCTCGCCGAGGACGGCCCGTTCAACGTGATCGAACCGGGGAAGCGTCCGCGCGTGACGCTCACGCCCACGCTCGCGCTCCGCGACGGCGAGCCGTGGATGGCCTTCTCGGTTCAGGGCGGCGACACGCAGGACCAGGACCTGCTGCAGTTCTTCCTCGCGATGGTCGAGTTCAACCAGACCATCCAGCAGGCGGCGGAGCACCCCGGGTTCCACTCGTACCAGATGCGCTCGAGCTTCGGCGCGCACGAGGCGCGGCCGGGGCGCATCCAGCTGAACGAGCGGATCCCCGACTGGGTGCGCGCCGACCTCGGCCGCCGCGGGTACGCGATGGAGTTCGCGCGCAACACCTCGGGGCCGATCACCGCGATCATGTGGGACCGCCGCAATCGCTCCTTCTGGGGTGCGGCGAGCAACTTCGGCGAGGACTACGGGATCGCGTGGTGA
- a CDS encoding glycosyltransferase family 2 protein produces the protein MSHLTPTGTAGRTLVIQIPCHNEEEVLPRVLADLPTSIPGVARIITLVIDDGSTDRTVEIARAHGAEVVRLPVNRGLARAFLTGLDRAVQLGADVVVNTDGDHQYRGEDIAKLVAPVLDGRADLVVGTRPVAEIASFSPVKKLLQKLGSWATRVASGTTVEDAPSGFRAMNREAAMRLHVFNRYTYTVETIIQAGRKGMRVLSVPVGVNAVTRPSRLVKGSGSYVMRQLNVMVRVFMTYKPFRFFAVPGVVSGALGATLLARFLWFYVTDGGRGHVQSVIIGALLAGAGLFLVVIGLLADLIAVNRQLLEDVEWRVRRMEDRGRGNG, from the coding sequence GTGAGCCACCTCACGCCCACCGGCACCGCCGGCCGCACGCTCGTCATCCAGATCCCCTGCCACAACGAGGAGGAGGTGCTGCCGCGCGTGCTCGCCGACCTCCCCACGAGCATCCCGGGGGTCGCGCGGATCATCACGCTCGTCATCGACGACGGGAGCACCGACCGCACGGTGGAGATCGCGCGCGCGCATGGCGCGGAGGTGGTGCGACTCCCGGTGAACCGCGGCCTCGCGCGCGCCTTCCTCACCGGACTCGACCGCGCCGTGCAGCTCGGTGCCGACGTGGTGGTGAACACCGACGGCGACCATCAGTATCGCGGCGAGGACATCGCGAAGCTCGTCGCGCCGGTGCTCGACGGCCGTGCCGACCTGGTGGTGGGGACGCGTCCTGTGGCCGAGATCGCGAGCTTCTCGCCGGTGAAGAAGCTGCTGCAGAAGCTCGGCAGCTGGGCGACGCGTGTGGCGAGCGGGACGACGGTGGAGGATGCGCCGAGCGGCTTCCGCGCGATGAACCGCGAGGCGGCGATGCGGCTGCACGTGTTCAACCGCTACACCTACACGGTGGAGACGATCATCCAGGCGGGGCGGAAGGGGATGCGCGTGCTCTCGGTGCCGGTGGGCGTGAACGCGGTCACGCGGCCGTCGCGGCTGGTGAAGGGCTCGGGGTCGTACGTGATGCGGCAGCTGAACGTGATGGTGCGCGTCTTCATGACGTACAAGCCGTTCCGCTTCTTCGCCGTCCCCGGCGTGGTGAGCGGCGCGCTCGGCGCGACGCTGCTGGCGCGGTTCCTCTGGTTCTACGTGACCGACGGCGGGCGCGGGCACGTGCAGTCGGTGATCATCGGCGCGCTGCTCGCCGGGGCGGGGCTGTTCCTCGTGGTGATCGGGCTGCTGGCGGACCTGATCGCGGTGAACCGGCAACTGCTCGAGGACGTCGAGTGGCGGGTGCGGCGGATGGAGGATCGGGGGCGGGGGAACGGCTAA
- a CDS encoding nuclear transport factor 2 family protein — translation MTKAFVGIALSLLAGCTAPAPAPPGPDLEANRAVVLAFYREALADKQPSSAFARYMAADFVEHKPDVDAGTREATAAFLDALIKELPDARWEVLRTVAEGDLVFLHARFTPAAGAPPYAIADLFRLRDGRIVEHWDVVAGPPAQSRNPHPRF, via the coding sequence ATGACCAAGGCCTTCGTCGGGATCGCTCTCTCCCTCCTCGCCGGCTGCACCGCTCCCGCCCCCGCGCCGCCGGGACCGGACCTCGAGGCGAACCGCGCCGTCGTCCTGGCCTTCTATAGGGAGGCCCTCGCCGACAAGCAGCCGAGCAGCGCCTTCGCGCGCTACATGGCCGCCGACTTCGTCGAGCACAAGCCGGATGTGGATGCCGGTACGCGCGAGGCCACGGCCGCCTTCCTCGATGCGCTCATCAAGGAACTGCCGGACGCTCGGTGGGAGGTGCTCCGCACGGTCGCCGAAGGTGACCTGGTATTCCTCCACGCGCGGTTCACCCCCGCCGCCGGTGCGCCGCCGTACGCGATCGCCGACCTGTTCCGCCTGCGCGATGGGCGGATCGTGGAGCACTGGGACGTCGTCGCCGGGCCGCCGGCGCAGTCGCGGAATCCCCACCCGCGGTTCTGA
- a CDS encoding xylose isomerase: MPTLRTFANLWTLWDHPGAGPDEWTVSEKVAAVAAAGFDGVMGDPGTGLGALARAHGLAFIAFLRLDVTDDVTNALARCAAEQAIGVQVHLGWHDTAPDAALAAAQRLLTAARDLALDVVIETHRDTCTETPEKTDALCARYEAATGSPLPLLFDFSHHAVVKHLQPPFAPRLLADAERVRRARWFHLRPFNGHHAQIPVRHADGSPAPEMADWLAFVDALFALLHTAPQAECWVCPEIGPVRGGYGLAAFPPSWTQAVELRRALVSRWDARALRP, translated from the coding sequence ATGCCGACGCTCCGCACCTTCGCGAATCTCTGGACCCTGTGGGACCATCCGGGCGCCGGCCCGGACGAGTGGACCGTATCCGAGAAGGTCGCGGCGGTGGCCGCGGCCGGGTTCGACGGCGTCATGGGCGACCCCGGCACCGGCCTCGGTGCGCTGGCGCGCGCGCACGGCCTCGCCTTCATCGCGTTCCTGCGCCTCGACGTGACCGACGACGTCACGAACGCGCTCGCGCGATGCGCCGCGGAGCAGGCGATCGGCGTGCAGGTGCATCTCGGGTGGCACGACACGGCGCCGGATGCGGCGCTCGCGGCGGCGCAGCGACTCCTCACGGCGGCGCGTGACCTCGCGCTCGACGTCGTGATCGAGACGCATCGCGACACCTGCACCGAGACGCCCGAGAAGACGGACGCGCTCTGCGCGCGGTACGAGGCGGCCACCGGCTCGCCGCTCCCGCTGCTGTTCGACTTCTCGCATCACGCCGTCGTGAAGCACCTGCAGCCGCCGTTCGCGCCGCGCCTGCTCGCGGACGCCGAGCGGGTGCGGCGAGCGCGCTGGTTCCACCTGCGTCCGTTCAACGGCCATCACGCGCAGATCCCGGTGCGACACGCCGACGGATCGCCGGCCCCGGAGATGGCCGACTGGCTGGCGTTCGTCGACGCGCTCTTCGCGCTGCTGCACACGGCACCGCAGGCGGAGTGCTGGGTGTGCCCCGAGATCGGCCCGGTGCGCGGCGGCTACGGCCTCGCCGCCTTCCCGCCGAGCTGGACGCAGGCGGTGGAGCTCAGGCGCGCACTCGTCTCGCGCTGGGACGCGCGCGCGCTTCGCCCCTGA
- a CDS encoding AraC family transcriptional regulator produces the protein MRAVAEPRRARPEGQSFAAFRYTAAAFRFWWHHHPELELTWIESGAGTRFVGDHIAPFGPGDLVLLGGHLPHTWSSEGRAAGARSHRAIVVHLPVELFDLAAPEFAGVRALLQRAHRGLAFSSRASAAVAEALVRLPAQRGLTAWSALAGILQRLGADRAATPLASEGYVPVDWQGVQPRLARALAYIEDHLADDTLTLGDVARTVHLSAAAFSRFFRAHTGGTLVQHITARRIARACRRLSETDERVAEIAYACGFGTLANFNRRFRALKKMTPSAFRARFRGEARARPSARRVRA, from the coding sequence ATGCGCGCCGTCGCCGAACCCCGTCGTGCCCGTCCCGAGGGTCAGTCGTTCGCGGCCTTCCGCTACACGGCCGCGGCGTTCCGCTTCTGGTGGCATCACCATCCGGAGCTCGAGCTCACCTGGATCGAGTCCGGTGCGGGCACGCGCTTCGTCGGCGATCACATCGCGCCCTTCGGGCCCGGCGACCTCGTGCTCCTCGGCGGCCATCTGCCGCACACCTGGTCGTCGGAGGGACGCGCCGCCGGCGCACGCTCGCACCGCGCGATCGTCGTGCACCTGCCGGTCGAGCTCTTCGACCTCGCCGCCCCGGAGTTCGCGGGCGTGCGGGCGCTCCTCCAGCGGGCGCATCGCGGTCTCGCCTTCTCGTCCCGCGCCAGCGCGGCCGTCGCAGAGGCGTTGGTGCGGCTGCCCGCGCAGCGCGGGCTCACCGCGTGGAGCGCGCTCGCCGGCATCCTGCAGCGCCTCGGCGCCGATCGCGCGGCGACGCCGCTCGCGAGCGAGGGCTACGTGCCGGTGGATTGGCAGGGCGTCCAGCCGCGGCTCGCGCGCGCGCTCGCGTACATCGAGGATCACCTCGCGGACGACACGCTCACGCTCGGCGACGTCGCCCGCACCGTGCATCTCAGCGCCGCGGCGTTCTCGCGCTTCTTCCGCGCGCACACGGGCGGCACGCTCGTGCAGCACATCACCGCGCGGCGCATCGCGCGCGCCTGCCGCCGCTTGAGCGAGACCGACGAGCGCGTGGCCGAGATCGCCTACGCCTGCGGCTTCGGCACCCTCGCCAACTTCAATCGCCGCTTCCGCGCGCTCAAGAAGATGACGCCGAGCGCCTTCCGCGCCCGCTTCAGGGGCGAAGCGCGCGCGCGTCCCAGCGCGAGACGAGTGCGCGCCTGA
- a CDS encoding glycoside hydrolase family 127 protein produces the protein MSAPIPEQFRSLPLGAVLPAGWLRTQLEENLAGFTGHLDALVPALVVQDDLYGRDRLTPAVREKDVGAQGVPPQDRAQFLWWNSETQGNWWDGLLRTAVLLQDAAALARAARQVDALLATQDASGYLGIYAPALRYQVIGEHGELWAKTTALRYLLGWYEHTRQPHVLDAVRRSVEDVMTHYPIGASQPFRTDRPDTCGLTHGLAFTDVLEHLHRLTGDRRYADYIAFLYADFSAQPLAEDAQPASLLDPAQPLRGHGVHTYEHLRCVAAAYHATGAPRLGDALAAFERKVREVVLPSGGPVGDEYIDGRGKHGGPRGYEYCSLQELLHSQVSLLCKRGDAALGDAIERLFLNAAQGARHPDGRGIAYLASDNAFAMTGALDGNPQTPTQTRYKYSPVHQDAAVCCVPNAGRIAPTYVQHMWLRDGDALVAALLGPCTLRTPVAGRTIEIVQDTTYPSEDTVHFTVIGARDGLALRVRRPAWATQVHADLPFVERDGFLRFTIPRGDAPVAFGVTFGSRLVQHRDGRGDAYFTDGPCVLARALPAYATITKRYDVPEFADRTFTTPDPVAYRTPGAVQATRERDAVRRWRVALHDPRTSQPMDTLLEPMAHTILRQVTFAPADRPSSPDPTDR, from the coding sequence ATGTCCGCGCCGATCCCCGAGCAGTTCCGGTCGCTGCCGCTCGGCGCGGTGCTCCCCGCCGGCTGGCTGCGCACGCAGCTCGAGGAGAATCTCGCGGGCTTCACGGGCCACCTCGACGCGCTCGTCCCGGCGCTCGTCGTGCAGGACGACCTCTACGGTCGTGACCGGCTCACCCCCGCCGTGCGCGAGAAGGATGTCGGCGCCCAGGGCGTGCCGCCGCAGGATCGCGCGCAGTTCCTCTGGTGGAACAGCGAGACGCAGGGCAACTGGTGGGACGGCCTGCTCCGCACCGCCGTCCTGCTGCAGGACGCGGCGGCCCTCGCGCGCGCCGCGCGGCAGGTGGACGCGCTCCTCGCCACGCAGGATGCCAGCGGGTACCTCGGCATCTACGCACCCGCGCTCCGCTACCAGGTGATCGGCGAGCACGGCGAGCTGTGGGCCAAGACCACCGCCCTGCGCTACCTGTTGGGCTGGTACGAGCACACACGGCAGCCGCACGTGCTCGACGCGGTGCGGCGGTCGGTCGAGGACGTGATGACGCACTACCCGATCGGGGCGTCGCAGCCGTTCCGCACCGATCGCCCCGACACCTGCGGCCTCACGCACGGTCTCGCGTTCACCGACGTGCTGGAGCACCTGCATCGCCTCACCGGCGATCGCCGCTACGCCGACTACATCGCGTTCCTGTACGCCGACTTCAGCGCGCAGCCGCTCGCCGAGGACGCGCAGCCGGCGTCGCTGCTCGATCCCGCCCAGCCGTTGCGGGGGCACGGCGTGCACACGTACGAGCACCTGCGCTGCGTGGCCGCCGCGTACCACGCCACGGGAGCGCCGCGGCTCGGCGACGCCCTCGCAGCCTTCGAGCGCAAGGTGCGCGAGGTGGTCCTGCCGTCGGGCGGCCCGGTGGGCGACGAGTACATCGACGGACGAGGCAAGCACGGAGGGCCGCGCGGCTACGAGTACTGCTCGTTGCAGGAACTGCTGCACAGCCAGGTGAGCCTGCTGTGCAAGCGGGGCGATGCCGCGCTCGGCGACGCGATCGAGCGACTCTTCCTCAATGCCGCGCAGGGGGCGCGCCACCCCGACGGGCGCGGCATCGCCTATCTCGCGAGCGACAACGCCTTCGCCATGACGGGCGCGCTGGACGGGAATCCCCAAACGCCCACACAGACGCGGTACAAGTACTCGCCGGTGCATCAGGATGCCGCCGTCTGCTGCGTGCCCAACGCGGGTCGCATCGCGCCGACGTACGTGCAGCACATGTGGCTGCGGGACGGGGATGCCCTCGTCGCCGCGCTGCTCGGCCCCTGCACGCTGCGCACGCCGGTCGCCGGGCGGACGATCGAGATCGTGCAGGACACGACCTATCCGTCTGAGGATACCGTGCACTTCACCGTCATCGGCGCGCGGGACGGTCTTGCCCTGCGCGTGCGGCGTCCGGCATGGGCGACGCAGGTGCACGCCGACCTCCCCTTCGTCGAACGCGACGGCTTCCTCCGCTTCACGATCCCGCGTGGTGACGCCCCCGTCGCGTTCGGCGTGACGTTCGGATCGCGGCTCGTGCAGCATCGCGACGGGCGCGGCGACGCGTACTTCACCGACGGGCCCTGCGTCCTCGCGCGGGCCCTCCCGGCGTACGCCACCATCACGAAGCGCTACGACGTGCCCGAGTTCGCCGACCGGACGTTCACGACGCCGGACCCGGTGGCGTATCGCACTCCCGGTGCGGTGCAGGCGACGCGCGAGCGCGATGCCGTGCGTCGCTGGCGCGTCGCGTTGCACGATCCGCGCACATCGCAGCCCATGGACACCCTGCTCGAACCGATGGCCCACACGATCCTGCGGCAAGTCACGTTCGCGCCCGCCGACCGCCCCTCGTCCCCTGACCCGACCGATCGATGA